In the Pongo abelii isolate AG06213 chromosome 9, NHGRI_mPonAbe1-v2.0_pri, whole genome shotgun sequence genome, aaaaatactgtcagCAGAGCGATAGGGGGTCCTGCTAACAGGCCCCCAACTCACACATTGAATCCCAGGCCACCACACAGGAAttgaagaggccaggctcctcccggCTGAGCATGgccacagcttcccttggctccATCTTGTTCTCTCAGTGCACAGCTGGGTTGGAGATTCTCCGGAGACCCTCCCCGTAATCTCCCTCCTGCATGTATCAATTTCAGTatcaggaaaggaaaaggagataCCACTAACGATcctaaatatattaaaaggataaCAGAATATTTATAACCAATTTTAAGTCAATAATtaaacttagatgaaatagacaaactTTGTTGAAAGGCACAAATAACCAAATCTGatacaagaaatagaaaacttgaactgtctcagaaattgaatttataagtaaaagccgtcccacaaaaaaaaaaaaaaaaaaaaaaaaaaaaaaaaaaagcctccaggCCCTTATGGTTTTACAGCTGAATTCAACCAAGTATTTAAAGGTTGAAGAAGTTTTTAGACACAAACTTCTAGAAAATTCAGGAAGGAACAGTTTCCCAAACATCTATGAAACCAGTATTAATCATGATACTGAAACTAACAatgcattacaaaaaaaaaattatagaatgatGTCCCTCTTGAATGTAAAATCCTTAAaatagcaaaccaaacccaaTGGTATATAAAAGGACAATGCATCATGACCAAATGGGGTTTATTGCAGCAATGTGAAGTTGCTTTAACATTAAGAAATCAATGTAATTTACCACATTGGTAAGAGAAAAATCATATCTCTACAGATGTAGATGAAAAACATCTAACAACATTGAACCCTCATACATGGTAAAATCCCAGCAAACTAGTAATAGAAGGAAACTTTATTAGATAAGGGGCAGAATGAAAAATACAGTAACGTCATACTCAAGAGCAGAAGATTGCACTCAATGCTGCTAAGACTGAGAACAAGGCAAGCTGTCCTCTcaaccacttttattcaacattatactagaggttttttaaaaagagctataTCAgtcaggagcggtggctcagcttgtaatcccagcattttgggaggccgaggcaggcggatcacttgaggtcaggagtttgagacaagcctggccaacacagtaaaaccctgtctctactaaagatataaaaattagctgggcgaggtggcacgtgcctgtagtcacagctgctacaggcaggagaatcgctgaaccagcggcagaggttgcagtgagattgcaccgctgcactccaacctgggcgacagagtgagactgtctcaacaacaacaacaacaacaaaacacacacacacacacacacaagaaaactgACGAGAATAAACAAATGTGGATTCGGAGCAAGTACGGCCACAAACCCAAGTGACTAAGGCCACCAGTTGGTACTGTGAActctttcttcatccataaaatggtgGTAGCCCCTTTTCTGCCCACTTCACAGTATCGGCGCTCTGACATGCAAGGTCTTTGCAGAGAAACTGTTTCTCTGATGTTTGATTTGAACAGCTGAAAACATTAGAAATGGAAATGGACAACCCCAGATGCTAGGAACTGAATGTGTATCCCCAACATTCATatttgaaatcctaacccccaaggtgatggtattagaaggtgagCCCTTTGAAAGGTGATTCGGTCATGAAGGCAGAGGAAGACCTCTCACCCCTTCTGCCACGTGAGATGACACTGGGAAGATGGGACCCTCAACAGATGCCAAATCTCCCAGGGCCTTGAACTTggcctttccagcctccagaactgtgagaaagattTGTTTCTAAGCCATCCGCTTtgtgatattttcatattataaagCAGCTAAGACATCAAgcttgtcagattttttttttcttttttgtagagacagggtcttactctatcaccaggctggagtacagtggcacgatatggttcactgcaggcttggcctcctggacttaagcgagcctcccacctcagcctcctgaatagctgggactagaggcacacatcaccacacccagctaattttattttttgtagagacagggtctcggttgcccaggctggtctcgaacacctggcctcaagccattctctggcctcagcctccaaaagtgctgggattacaggcatgagccaccatacccagcaagAGATTTTAAAAGCCTTTTGGGAAGGTAAAATTGGAATAAACTCTAGTATTTGGAAGCAGGAATACCTGCAATTGTACTCCCACCTGCCTCTTAGCAGGTCATGTGGAAGGGGATGTGATTTCATAAGAATCTTATAGAACATTGCATCCAACACCTGGAAAATGGCCCATCAGTTAAGgatgacttctttctttttctggcctGCTCTAGACAGTATTCTTTACATAGAACCTgccttagaatttaaaaattaaggaggGCAGAAAATCATCTGGCTTCCAAAGATGATTATGAAGAATATAAGCAAGAAAATAAGATGGGCTTAGAATTTAAAAGTATAGAATTTATTAGGtactgaatataaaaataaaccatcTAAATAGGGGCCCAGAGAGCTCCCTTTATTTCTCCAGGTGTCTCTAGGCCTTTCCACCCCAACCCCAATAAAAACGTTTTGCATATATAATGGCTAGCAAAGACTAAAAAGATAGAAAGCTTCCAAAGACAGCAGGCACTCAGCTTAAGGAGGGTGACAATCAGGTCAGATGAGATCTTCCTGGAGGAGCCCACCATTTTCTCCATCGCAACACTGACAAAAAGACACCCTGGCCTTCTGGGCCAGAGGCTGACATTAGGGGGTCCATGAGCAAGTGATGGGCTGGAACTGCTGGTTGGGAGGCAGACTGCCTACTCCCTCATTGCATCCTCCAACTGCTTCACTATCAAAGCCTCCTTCTGTTCCTGCAGCACGTCACAGAACCGACGCATGGCTAGAGGGTCCAAATGGGGACAGAGAGAAATAGTGATTTAGTAAGTTTGCAGGTGGGTCCCAGACATACCCAGGTCATGGTCAACCATAAAAGCCTCTCATTCAGGGATCCTGAACTTCAGCCCTCCCACCTTTGGGATGGATTTCCAAGTCTACATGTTGCATCCCTGATTTCTTTTTGAATATCATTGTTATGTCAGCCTGCGAGACATCTCAATGTCTTGTATCAAAGCCTGTACTCTCGGGCTTATGGCCTTGGCCTAATCAGGATTTCTGTTTGCCTCTAGTGTCTCTTCACTCAGCCTATCTTCTATGCTAGCTCAAAAGAATTCTGCAACAAAAACCTTCATGAGAATGAACAATTCACTGCTATATTCCCAGCGGGTAGAACAGCATCTGGCATTTAGTGGAatgcaataaataaatgttcacaTGAATGTCCCATTCTCTATAACCTCAGAGGAGAATCTAAACTCTCTAGTATGGCATACAGGGACTTCCATGGTCATCTGCGTATCCATCTCACTCACTAGGCTGCCAGCCCCACAAGGGCAGAGTACTactttttttggggttttttgtttgtttgtttttgttttcttgaaacagagtctcactctgttgcccaggctggagtgcagtggcgcaatctcagctcactgcaacctccacctcccaggttcaagcaattctcctacctcagccccctgagtagctgggactacaggcgtgcgccgccacgcatggctaattttttgtatttttagtaaagacagggtttcaccatgctggccaggctgatctcgaactcctgatctcatgatccacccacctcggcctcccaaagtgctgggattacaggcataagacactgcacccagcctcagagtACTACTTTTTAGCTTGTGGTCCCAATGCCTCATTCAATGGCAGTCACAGAACAGATACCCCAAATGGGTAATGAATGGATAGGTGCTTGAGGTACATATCAGTTCTTGTTTGCAAGAACACCTAACTAAAGATAGACATGGAAACAGGGAATAAAGGGCTAGATCTATAGGATGTTTaaggggggtgggggagaagaTTGAGATATTAAGTTGATGGGGCATCTTCAAAGGATTGGGAGGTCAGCTCCACTCACCCAATTTTAGCCGGGGGAGCTCATCTGCAAAGATGAGGCGGAACCAGCCTGGCTCTTTACACATATAGGTTTTGCCACGGGATAACAATAACTTGTTTTTCAGGAAGCGGCAATAGAGGAGCCGTTCTTCTTCAAATGTACAGGGATCCAGGTACTAGGGAGGGCAGAGGAACAGAACTGAGCCCAAGACCCAGCTGGCAGGTCTGCCCGAGAACACCTGTCCTCATTCCCAGAACACACCTTTTTCAAGTTGATCCAGACATAGAGGCCAGAGCTGCGGTTGTGAAAAGGGATCTCCAATGCCTTCAGCTCGGCAGTGATGTACTTGTGAGCTTCCCGGAGCCGGTAGCAATTGGTGGGTAGGTACACTTTGTCGATCCATTCTGGATGGGTAGAGGAAAAACACTGTCACAGATATTACTACAGAAATCTACTGAGAGTTCCTTCCCAAATGCTCCCTCCTGGGCTTCAtgcaagtttgtttgtttgtttttttgtttgttcatttgtttaaaaaaaaaaaacaaaacaaacaaacaaaaaaaaccagagtttccctctgtcacccaggctggagtgcagtggcacaatctcggcacactgcaatctccgcctccttgactcaagtgattctcatgtctcagccttccaagtaactgggactacaggcatacgccaccacacccagcttatttttgtatttttagttgagatggggtttcaccatgttggccaggctggtctcaaactcctggcctcaagtgatccatctgcctctgcctcccaaagtgctgggattttaggtgttAGCTACTACACCCTGCAAGCTATTTCTAAGACCAACTCTAGTATCTTTGAGCTGATGGTGTCCACATCTAATACACCCACCTCATATTTAAGGCTCTGGTAGAGACACTGGGCTTCTCAAAGGTCTAGTAGGAAAGTTCTCTTTGAGTTCACAGCCCTGAGGCAAGGAGTCAATCCCCTAATAGGGGTTGATGCTGCTGTTGTTAACTGGGCAAGCAGCAGGGACTCGCAGCTCCTACCACCCGAATTTGAGCCTCATACAATGGAGTCGGAGAACTATATGTGTGCCTGGGGATGCTCTTGGCCAATTGCCCTCAGCATTTATAGAACAGAACCACTTGGGGAGCTGTTAGAAGCCCTGATGCTCAGGCTATATCAGGATCTTTGAAGATGGAACACACGTCAGTATTTAAGCTCCCTGGGAAACTCCCATGTCCATCCAAGATTGAGGACTAGCGTTCAAGGGGCTGGGATCTGGTTTCTGCCAAGTATCAAAGGTCTTGATATCTAGAGAAGCATTCAGTTGGATTTCTCCTATCTACCTCTCTTCCCTCCCAGAGCTGAAAGcaaattgttttctaaatcaGCAAATATAATGACATCAATTTGTTTCATTATATCCCAGCTATTAATTAAAACTTCCAGCTTGGTATCTGTTCTATTACAGGGAACTAAAGAAAGTGAGTCTCTAAGCTTGGGCTATGGCTTTAAAGGGGAAAGTCCCTTCTGAGGCCAGCATTCACTTGAGATCCAAGCGAGGGGATGATGAATCTAGGTGCTACAGGCCTAGCCACACCAACTTGCCCAAATGGCAGCTCTTCTTTGGCCACCTTGGAAGATGAGATTATGTTGTATTAGAAGAGTCagagtgtttgttttgtttttggttttataatCTTTGTCTAAAGCAAACGGGGTTTTGCGGGGGGGAATCTATATTCACATAAAGACTAATTTCTGAAGTTCCTACCTTCACAACTTATAGTAGGATTAGCCATCCCACATCTGGGCAGAACACAAGCTACCAGACATCCAAAATTAAAGCTCatcctgtgtttttttgtttttgttttttgagacaagagtttcactttTTCTACCCAGACTGGAGTCAtggcgctgtcttggctcactgcaacctctgccttctgggttcaggagattctcctgcctcagcccccgaagtagctgggattacaggcgtttgccactatgcctggctaattttgcatttttagtagagaccgggtttcaccttgttggccaggctggtctcaaactcctggcctcaagtgatccacccacctcggcctcccaaagtgctgggattacaggcgtgagccaccacgcccggcctcatccTGTGTTTTAAAACAGCACCTCCATCTTCTGCCTACACCCTGCCGTGTTATCTGCCCTATCTTGCCCTCCTTCAAACTTCATATCTTACCACAGTTAAATCTGAGACAGAAAATAGGGTCTCAGTATATTAAGGGCACATCAGAGGCCCAAGCAAATCCAAGAATTCCCCATGGCCATGAGGTCCAGCCAACATGCTGGCCTGTGCTAGAGCTCAGTACCTGTGTTCTGGAGCAGTTGACACAGTTTGTGCTGGGCGATGCCAGAAATACTGTGGAGGTAACCAAAGGCACTCACAGCAGAGGCCACCTCCTTGTTGTGGGTGTACAGAGCACCAAAGCGGAAGCCAGAGATGCCAAAATCCTAGAGGAAGAAAAGCAGGAACAGGAACAAGTGTTTTGTCTGCCTTCTAttcctggctcctcctccttccctagcCAAGGAGAGAAAGCAATGGCTCACCTTACTGGTACCCCAGATCACATGGGTCCTGTTGCTATCAGGCAAactgaagaagaaatggaaaaattaactAAGGTTATAGAGAAATAGTTGATGAAGATTTGGGGTATAAGAGGGGAAAGTAGACTTGAGGTTGTTCCTAGACAGAAGGGCCTATAGGGCCCAAATTTCAAGAAACAGTTGTCCCAGTTAAGCCAGGAAGTCAACACAAGGTATCCCTGAAGACCTAGAGGGCACAGAACCCAAGTGCCCACTGAATGAAGTCTAGGGCCTTCAGCCTGACATGTGGCTCTCCTACAGCTTGGCCAAAGCCACCTTCCTGGCAGTTGGCTCTTCAGATGTGGGTCACCATCATTTCTAGAACGTGCCTGAGTATTTCCTACTGCTCCACCTTTGGTgaagctgttccttctgccaGGCATTTCCTTCCCTTGCTTTGAATGCtggaatcccatctctacagcCAGATACTACCCTTCAGAAGgttctgccttctttttctttccctgtgcTCTACTTATCAAGAAGCTCCTACCCTGGCATTTTATGAGGCTTTATTTTGACCTTTGCCAGTAGACTTTCTACCTTGACCTCAAATTATCTTGTATACAAAATGGCATACAGACTAGAAGACGTTTAGAGGGAAAGATGATGCTTTGTTTGTATTCACAGCCCCTGTGGGCAGTTAACTGGCTATGTGCTAGGAACTGAGTTAAGTTCATGTCACATAAACTCACCCTGCAAAACAAGAACCTTGTGGTTCTCGTTCCCAACTCCAGCTGAGACCAGCTCACCTTTTCATGCTCAGAACactgtggaatgtgatggattcATCAAACACAGACAGCATGTAAATCTCATCTATGATCACATGTAGGTTATACCTGTAGATTAGATGAAAGAAGGAGAACAAGATCTAGCTTCtctctaatcttttttctttgcatGCTTTTCACAAGCATCTTTGTAATCTTAAGTCATGTCTTTTATGGTGTTCTCTGGACATAGATCATGCACTCCTACTGCCCCAGCAGCCCATCTGACCCTCCAAGGGGCATAGTAAGGTAGATGGGGTGGTACATCAGAAGGGACCCTTAGACCTAGCTTGGGGGTAATGGGAAGGAACAGGATGCAAAAGACACATATGAGAACATCTTGTCTAACCTTAGCTAACCATTCAACCATCAAGCAGAGACTATGGGAAGAGGTTGGGTAGCCCAGAGAATTTTTAACTGGTAGAGTCAGGAGCTCCTAACTGCTTATGTGCCTCATTCATTCTCCCAACAATCCTCAGTACTGTCATCTCCAttttagatgaagaaactaaggcgggccgggcatggtggttcaggcctgtaatcccagcaccttgggaggccaaggtgggtggatcatgaggtcaggagttcaagaccaggctggtcaacatcgtggaaccctgtctctactaaaaatacaaaaattagctgggtgtgttggcgcatgcctgcagctgtagctactcaggaggtggaggcaggagaattgcttgaacccaggaggcagaggttgcagtgagctgagatcccaccactgcactccagcctgggtgacagagagagactccatctcaaaaaaaaacaaaaaacaaaaaaaaagaaagaaagaaaaaaagaaactaaggctcTGAGCTGTAAAGTCAATTCCCTCAATTAGCAGGTGCTAATTGGGAGGTGAACCCATTCTATCCAATTCTTGCCTACCTCCTCTAGCATTTTTCCTCCTGACCACACGCTGCACCATTCATTGGTCTGTGTTAGTCATGAAGTTTGACTAAGTCTGTTTCTTATGGAAAATGGAAGTTTATAATTTCTAGAACATGCtcttagaaaggaatgtgaagttcTGTAGGAACACGTCTTCATCCCACAAGGTCTGAGAGTGTCTTCCTCGGCACTCCAGCTCAAGTGGCTTCGGAAATGGATGCTGGGAGAAAGTACTTAAGCTTAAGTAGAAAAgtaacaaattatatatttttaagtgacatatttctcagaaaacaaaactatattttGACTGTTATATAAATGTCAATACATAGGCTGAGGCTAGAAAGGAAATGGCAAAAAATTTGAAGTGGTAAGCATGTGATTgcgttttccttcattttaatttcagttaGTTTTATATAACTCTGCAAAGTATAGTGTATAGTGAGACCATTTAGGGTAAattactttttgagacaaagtctcactctattgcctaggctggagtacagtggcacgatctcagctcactgcaacctcctcctcccaggctcaagcaattctcatgtctcagcctcccacgtagctgggatagTAGGTGCCCACCAtgatacctggttaatttttgtatttttagtagagacaaggtttcaccctgttggccaggctggtctcgaactcttgacctcaagtgatccactgcctcggcctcccaaagtgctgggattacaggcatgtgccaccagatCTGGCTCTTGACTACTTGACTATAAGTGATGGGAATCCTTTCAAGAAACATTACCTAGTCTCAAGTCTCAACTCATACCTCTTGGCAAATTCCAGGTATTTCATCAGTGAGTCTGGGGAGTAGATGTCACCCAGAGGATTCTGAGGGTTGATTAGCACAAGGCCTCGGACCTTTTTCCCCTAAGAAAAACCCAAATATAACTGAGTGAATACAAGTCCTTAGCATCTACCCTAAATTCAGCCAAGGATCTTTTACAGGTAAGGCACCCAAAAAGGCCTAGGTAGGGTCTTGAAGCAGCAACTACTATACTGCCCCAAGAGGGGGAACAGGAAGGAAGTCAGGGGCTGCCATAACATCCCCATAGGACTAGAGGGACACACCCCTGGATCATTCACTGTCTCTTCCAACTAAGGACAGCCCACCAGGTCTTGGTGAACAAGCAGTACCAGAATTTCAATACTCAAACCCCTTTTAGGACTTGCAGTGGCCATCCTAAAAATATGGTTCCCTCCTTACCTCAAGCCTAGCTTCAAGCAGGGCTTCCTCTAACTTGTCCACAGTGAGCTGGAAAGGATGGGTGTTTGTAACAGTGACCTGGAAGAGAAACACTATGTGAGAAGTGTCTCTTAAAATCTAAGTCTTGATTCCTCATTCCCATAAGCCCCGCAATCCTCTGCCTTCATACCAGAGTGCCAGTCCACATGCCTTCTCCATCCCTACCCAACCACTTAGATGGGTAGAAAGCAAGCCCCTCTACCCCTTTAAGTGTCCCCAGAACAGTCCATTGTCTAGGCATACTGAGCAGGGAAGGGGCCCCATTCAGACCTCACTCTCCAGGTGGACAGGAATCAACTCAACCTTTGCATACAGGCGGGAGCTAAAGGCAAAGCCACCATAGAAGGGAGCAGGGACCAGGAAGCCCTCTGgaaacacagagagacagagctaTCAGTCCAAAGTCTCCCAATCAGAGCCTGTTGCCAGCCTCCCCAAACTAGCAAAGCTATTGACAGAAAAAAAGTCAGTTTCATGATCCTTGCTACCTGGGGATTAATGCTTTTAGGTTCAGGTGCTATGAAAGTTATCATTATAGACATCACTGGGGGAAACAAAACTCTAGTTTCTTCTTTGCGGGTACACTagagaagaagagggaagaatATCACTGAGTAACTCAGAATCCAGGGCACAAGTCAAGTGAGGCTCACTAGCAGATGGAGCAATGGTTATTAGGAAAGTCTCAACTGATTCAGGCCAAATATCAGAGGTCAAGGTCCATGCACAAGGAGGGCTCCAGTTATTTGGACCTGGTGATCTCACGTTCTTTTCTTCCCATCCATTTGGCCTTACTGATGAGCTAAGAGAAGCTCCTTTGCATGAAAGGGACTATCTTAGCCACTTCTTTTGATGCATCCAGAGCTCTTTAACATTGGAGCCTCTTGCTTAAGCATTGTTACAGGGGAGGGTCAGAACAGTCCACTCAACCTTGTTGGGTCCAGGACTAATTAGCCTTTTTCTGAAGAGATAAGAAATCTATATTATCTGAGCCCATTGCCATGGCTGTCTGTATTGCAGCTGAGCCCAAAAGCCCAGCCATGAACATAGTAGGTAGGCTCCCATCATCATTCCTGGGGCATACCTCCTTGAGGTCCATCATGTCTCTCTTCCATTAAATGGAGAATCCAAACCCCTTGTTACCACAGAAATAGGAAGATAACCTAGTCAGTGTGGGAGAAGGCCCACCACTTTTGGGAAAAGGCCTTGAGTCAGGATGCTCTTCTTCCTCAAAGTCCAGTGCCC is a window encoding:
- the ACCSL gene encoding probable inactive 1-aminocyclopropane-1-carboxylate synthase-like protein 2, which produces MSHRSDTLPVPSGQRRGQVPRDHSIYIQLLKITLHLQQAMTEHFVQLTSRQGLSLEERRHTEAICEHEALLSRLICRMINLLQSGATSGLELQVPLPSEDSRGDVRYGQRAQLSGQPDPVPQLSDCEPAFVSRDLSNRGIDISVFYQSSFQDYNAYQKDKYHKDKNTLGFINLGTSENKLCMDLMTERLQQSDMNCIEDTLLQYPDWRGQPFLREEVARFLTYYCRAPTRLDPENVVVLNGCCSVFSALAMVLCDPGEGFLVPAPFYGGFAFSSRLYAKVELIPVHLESEVTVTNTHPFQLTVDKLEEALLEARLEGKKVRGLVLINPQNPLGDIYSPDSLMKYLEFAKRYNLHVIIDEIYMLSVFDESITFHSVLSMKSLPDSNRTHVIWGTSKDFGISGFRFGALYTHNKEVASAVSAFGYLHSISGIAQHKLCQLLQNTEWIDKVYLPTNCYRLREAHKYITAELKALEIPFHNRSSGLYVWINLKKYLDPCTFEEERLLYCRFLKNKLLLSRGKTYMCKEPGWFRLIFADELPRLKLAMRRFCDVLQEQKEALIVKQLEDAMRE